AATATATCATAGAAAGATAAATTTATAGAAGAATTAAAAAAATTGTTTGAATCCTTGAAAGAAAAAGAAAGTTAAAGTTCTAAAAGAGTCTGTTTTTAAGGGGACTACAAATAATTAAGACTTCGTCAATTGTACAATTAGAAAAATTAGTTAAATGAGCTTTTTAGGATTATCTAAATTTGCTGTTTTTGCTTTGTCTGGAGTTTCAATTGCAACTCCAATTGCTTTTTCGAAATCAGCTTCTAATTCCTATAGTGTTTTAGCTGAGTTTTTGCCAGACAAGACATGTTATGAGTTTGAAATTGAATCAAATACCTCTGAAAGATTAATGGCTTGCACAAATAATAATTATTATTTATACGATATAGAACAAAATAAAATTCTGGAATTAAAAGATTTAAAAGCTTAAGGAGAAAGAAAGGTTTTGGCAACTATTACAGAAAGTGGGGAAACTAAAGCTTTCACCATTGCAAGCCCAATCTTGGCAGAGTTCCCAAATAATTTATCTCTCAAATTAGAAGCAGTTGATGAGGATGGATTTCCGAGTTCTTGAGGGGAGAAGAATTATTGTTTTCTCTCTGAATCTCCTAAAGATAGAGGTTATCCAGAAGACCAAGAGGATGAAGAATATAAAAGGGATAATGTGCAAGTGAAAAGATCTACAAGTATCGAATGTAGAATCTATTGCGCTAAATCCCCTCCAATAACAATTAATCTCTAAAAGTTAAGTATTAGTTTTTAAGCTACCCCGAAGGACTTTAATTTTTAACTTAATAGTCAAAAATTCTTATTTACAAGCCGTAAATGGTTGTTATAAAAAAATACTTAATTAGAATTGATGAGGGACAATTTGTTCTTAGCTCTAAGGAGCAGAACAATTGACCTTCTTTCTAAAACACTCAACTCTGACTGCATATTAAATACTTGAGATCTAAGACTAAGTTATTTTTATGAGGATTGGCTTTTATTACTGTATCAGGAGGTATTTCAGCACTCACTTTAAGTAATAGTGTCGGGACATTCCAAGAATATAAAGGAATTCCTTTATCTACAAAAATGAGAACAGTTAGCAAATCACAAGTTTTAGATGAAAATAAGAAACTGGAAATTCAGACAATATCTCCAAATGCAGAGAAACTAACTCCTTACACTAGTCTTCCTGATATTAAGTTATATTTCAATGGTAATGATTCAGAGAAATTAGAAGTATCTCCACCTAAAGGAGAAGAAGACTCTGAAAAAACAATTGAACAAGTAAAGGGAGAAATAACAATTTCAGAGAAAGTTGAGGAAATAAATAACCTATTGCTGAAAAAATATCAATCTATTCTCGAGAAGGGGGGGGCAAAGGTCTAAAAAAACATCAAACCAATATTCAAGAAGTCCGAAGAAAAATTACAAAGGGAGTTGCAAAGAGGGGAAAAGATGAAGATATAATTCACTCTCTTGATCCAAAAGAAAGACACAGTTTACAAAAGATTTATAAGCTCCACAGAACACTTTCCAATGAGAGAAATAAACTTTTGAAAAACTTAAGTTCTGTTTCTAAAGGGGACAATGAGTCTAAAGAAAATAAAGTAAAAGACAAAAAATCTCCTGTTCCCGAAAATCTTTCCTCGGCCCTAAAACAAATTAATTGAGGAAATAAGCAAATTAAGCTAACTAAGGAAGGGAATGTTACACAAAGTTCTTATCAAAATGATTGGGGAGCATGAAAAGATAATCCTTACAGCAAGTTTTATGTGAAACAAGAGGATTTTGAGAAAGCTTTAGACGAGATAAATCAATCATCCAAGGAATTTCGCCCAAAAAGAAAAGAAGTTGATGAAAAGATTGCTAAATTACATTTCAAAGGGACAAAAGAAGAAGAGGCCTTGAAATATGACAAATGATTAATAGAACAAAAACTAAAGCATCTTAAACATCCTATTGAATTTCAAATAGCTAAAAAGTTATTAGAAAAAATTAAAAAATAAATATTTGGTATATTTCTTAAAAGATCTTTCTAAAAGATATCGATTATCGAATTTTCCCAAAAAGCATTGAAAAATTGAGGAAAAGTTTATTTACAGGTCTTTAAATACCATTTAACATTGATTTTGAGTATTTTCAATAATTTATATTTAGCGACTACCTTTTATATTTTTGGACTCAATTTCTCTAGTATCTCTTTATTGCTAGGTGAAAAATTAATTTGGAAATTAAAGAACAGAAGAAATTATTTTTAAGAACATTTCAATAATTTTTTATTCAAATTGGAGCCATATTCAACAGAACAAGAAAAGTCCATGAGTTTAATAATTCTAGGCTCTTTTACTTCCGTAAATTCCCTATAATCTTCCTTTTCTTTGGAAATCTCAAAATCTAATATTGTTGTTCTTCCCGCATTTCAGTATCGTTTTTCGGAATTAAAGGTAATTTCATAATTCCAACAGAAGCAACTACAGTGCCAAATAATGTCTTTTTAAAGAAAGACAAAAATAGTTGTCTTTCATTTTGATTTTTTAGAGAATCATTATTTTCATAGTATTAGCTTCAAGTTTTTTTCTTGGTATATATTTCATTTATTGTTTCTTCTGCTATCTCTCATATTTTCATTCAATCTTGTCTATTTAATTTATCTGTATTGAAATTTGTTTTACACCTTCAATCGTTATTTATGTTTATTAATGCACGTGTTAAGCGGAAAATATAAAGTTTACGAAATTTTTGAGATATTTCTCTTAGCGTTTTATTCATTATTTCTTCCAATTCTTTTGCACAAGGAAATTCAGGTATTTCTTTTAATTCTTCATATGCTTCTTTATGTTCTTCTCAACTTTCATAAAAGCTTTTTATATTTCATTTTTTTTCTCATTTTTTTATCATGTTTAAGCTACTTTTTAGATGTTCAAGAGTTTCGCTATCTGAATCTTTAATTCAATTTTTTAAGTTTTGAAATATCATTTGTTTATTAATTTTTTTAGGTAGAGAGTTTTTTACTTTATTCATTTTTTAGAAGTTATTCTTTTTTACTTAATTCATTTGCCACTTCACTAACTTCGGGTCCATAATTGTTACCATTGGAATAATCTTTTTCATCTAAAAAATAACCTAGTTTTTTTCATTCAATACTTTTCAAAACTTATCGTTTGTTTTTTCTAATTCTCTTATTAACTTGAGTGTTATTTCTTCGTTATTACTTAGATTGTCCTAAAACTTTACTGTTGTAGTTTCAAATAATATTTAAAAATTCCAATGTAACGCAGGTGATTAACAAGGTCCACTCCTGTTTTCACTTGTGTATCTTTTTTTCTTATCTTAATTGGAATTTCATTTGATTTCTTTCTTCAAATGAGTATTAATGAATACTCACAGATAGTCTCTTTCAATTTTTTAAAGTTCTATCGGTCGTAAATCTATACGATACAACTTTTGGTTTTCCATTTCTTTTTTTGTTTTGGTTGAACTCTGTTCAAGTTTTTAAGCATTTGATACAAAATGCTATTGATATATCGACTTACAATTTAAAAATAATTGGACAAGTAGATTGCCAAAACCATGTTTTCCTATATCATTCTCCTACTTGTAAGTTTTTTAAACTTGCTTTCTAAAAGAAGTAGTTAATTATGCCTATAAGTCCAAGCAAACTTGCTTTAGTTGCTGGAATTTGGGGAGGATGTTCGGGTATTCCGTGACTTCTAAGACAACAATAAGGTTCTACTAATGATAAGCCTATAGTTCAAGTAACTCAACAGCCTACTCCATCTTTAGATTCTCGTGAGGAACACATTACTTCTGGAGAATCACTTCCAGAATCTCCTATAAAAGATCCACAAGAAGTTCCTCCCGAGGATGAACCTGAAATGGCTCCTCATGTTCCTGTGGTACCAGAAGTAAAAGAAATGAGTGGTAATTGCGAAATAATAAAAGCCAAGGCTAGCTTTGATGGCGATGCAGGTAGCACAGAAAATGAAAAAACATTGGGAGACGCAATCTGAAATGCCGGTCAAGAAATAGACCATTATCTTTCGGTAATTTGCAAAAAAACAAATGAAGGGGAAGATTCTAAGTTTCCTAGTGATTGGGCAGGTTCATTCCCGAATAATCTTTTCCCAAGAAGAGAGACATTAACTGCGGGGAATAAGCTTGATATAAAAATGCAAGTTACGACAGGAGAAGAAAATTCAGGAGATTATAGAAAAATAGTTTTTACGGGTAAAGCATTTGAATCTGATATTGAGGGAGAGTGAGAGGGAGAAGTGCAAATGGTAGGGGATAAATTTGACAAACCGGTTAATGTGGTGAATATAACTAAGCCAACAAGTTCTCTCAATAAAATTTTTGTCAGTCAATTGGTATAAATCGCTTTTTGGAAAAGAGAATTAAGCAATTGTTTCCAATGAACTAACGAATTTATCTAAAAAATAAAAATAAGCAGAAATAATTGTGAAAGGAATAACAAGAGACTTTAAGAGAAATTAGAATAATGAGTCTTAGATAACTAAAAGTGCCAATGCATGCGAATAAAATAAATCTAATTAATTCGATTTAGCGAAAAAGGGTCATTAAAAGTTTGAAAATAAAAATAATTAGATAATTATGGCCAACCTAAAGACTCTTCTGCTGGGGGGGTCTATTGTTGGGAGGAACAACTGTCGGACTAGGATTTAAAGGGTTTCGGCATCAAGCAGTTGTTACTGAAATTACGCAAGAAGAATATGATGAGCAATTAAGGTCTAAAAATCAACAAATAACTCAATTAAGTGATCAGTTGTCCAAGAAAAATGCAGATTTATTAAGCGAAAAATCTAAATACGAAAAGATTTAGGACAAAGAGAACAAGAATTAAAGAATTTAGAAAAACAGCAGAAAGATTTAGATAGTACTACAAAACAATTAACCGAAGAATTAAAAGAAAGGCAACCAAAGGTTGAAGAAACTAAAAGATCTTTAGAACAAATAAAGCAAGAGAAAGCGGGTTATGAAACAACCAAAAGACAATTGGAGCAACAACTAAATCAACAAAAGACTGAACTTTCGAAAGCTGAAGAACGCAAAAGTTCATTGGAGAAATCTCAGAAAGATTTACAAGCTAGAAGAGAGCAGGCTCAAAGTGAAAAGAATGATTTAAGTGCAAGAATTAATCAAATTAAAAATTTGGAAACACTTGAGAAAATTTTCCTAGTGTTAAACAATGAAGATCCTTCAACTGGGAGGGCTTTAGAAATTCAAAAACATAAAAAAGAATTGTTGAATTTACGAAAGGAAAAAATTAAAGATTTTAGAGGTTCCATGTTTGACATGCTAAACAGATGAGTCAATAAATTGGAAGGAAATTCTGCAGAAAAAATCAAGTTTAAAAATCGATTAGAACAAGTTGTGAAGGATTGAAAGACGAATTGAAAATTTAAGACTTTATAAATAAATAATTATGAGTTCTTTAAGGGCTATAATAAAAGAGTTAAGTGGTGTTTTGGCGGGAGGTACCACTATTGGATTAGGTGCGGATAAATTATTTGTCGGAGGACAGCCTTCTTCCTCCGAAATACTCAATGCAAAAGATGAAGAGATTAGTGAGTTATTTAGTAAGTTAGAACAGAGTGGCCAAGAGTTATCAGATGAAAAAACTAATTATGAAAAGAAATTACAGTAATTTGAAAGACAATTGCAAGAGTTAAAAGAAAAACAGGAAAAATTTAACAGTAATAAACAGGAATTAGAAAATCAAATAAAACAACAAGAGTAGGAATTATCAAATACTGAAAAATCATTAAGTCAAGTGAGCAGTGCAAATTCCAAAAACATCAATGCAATTAATGATTTACAAGCAAAATTAAAAGAACAAAATAATCAGCTTTCAAAAGCTAAATCAGAAAGAGATACTTTAGAAATAGCTCATGCAAGTGAACGAACGAAAAATAGTAATTTAGAAAAAGAAAGAAATAGTCTAAAAAAGAAATTGGAAAAACTAAGTTACCTCCAAAGTGTTTTTTCAGAGCTACGGGGTATTAAAATTTCAAGTCAACAAATCACGAATATCAACCAATATAAAGCATTCTTGCAGGAGGCTGTAAAAAGAAAAGGTATCGAGTTGCACAGAAAGCAACAAGGTATTTGATCTGGTTTGGCTAACTTAATTGGTCACAATAAAAAAGATCGAGAAACCAAATTAGAAAAAAAGGGGATCATTGGAGATGCAGACAAAGAAGATAAATTTGTAAACAACTTTAGAAATTTGTTAAACAAAATTGAGAGAATATAGTCGATAAAAAGAAGTTAAATTAAACTACTCTTAAAAATGGATAAGACAGTTTTAAAAATTTCTAAGCGAACTAAAAAGACAATAAGTAATTAATTATGTCTGGTTGAAAAACTATGCTTCTGGGGGGGGCAGGAGGATTGTTATTTGGCGGATCAACCGTTGGAGTAGTTTTTAGAGGAGGCAATCAACCAGTTCCTGCAAATGTTACAGCTGAATTAGAATCCAAGGGACGAGAAATAACTCAACTAGAAGCTGATTTATTACAAAAGATTGAATATCTAAAGAACGAACAAACTAAACACGAAAAAGATATACAAGAAAAAGAAAACTTACTAAAGGGTTTAGAGTCACAACAAGAAGAGTTACAAAAACTAACAGAGGATTTGGACAACAAAAAAGAAGAAGTTGAAAATACTAAAAAATCTTTAGAACAGTTAAAGCGGGCCAAGTCTGATTATCAAAAAACTAAACAACAATTATGGTCGGAACTAAAGAAAAAAGGAGTTGAGATTTCAACAATTACAAAAGAGAAAAGTTCATTGGAAAGAGTTAAGAACCAACTTCAAGAGAAAAATGTAAGAATTCAAAAGGAGGTCCAACAATTACAGGAAACTGTTAAACAAGTTAGCAATTTGCAAAAACTCGAAATGATTGTTAAAGGATTAGAAGGTAATGTTGTTCCAAAAGAGCAAGTTCAGGAAATTAAAGACCGTGAACAAAAATTGTTATCTCTTCGTTCAAATGCAAAGAAAGAATTGAGGTCTGATGTTGCAAGAATGTTAGATAGATTAGTTAGTGATCTTGAATCAAGAAGGGGAATATGAAAGGATATTCAAGACAACACAAGTTTTAAGGATCGCTTGAAGGGAGTGATCAATGCTTGAAAAACAACTAAAAAATAGGGGGGATATTAGTTAGTTAATTATGGGTTACTTGAAAGTTTTAATGACTGGATTGGGTGGCGCCATAACAGGAGGTACTGCAATTGGATTGATGGGAGGACAATCTCCTTCAAATTTACAAATACTAGAAAGAAAAGTTAGTGAATTAAGAGAACAATTGCAACAAAGTAATTTGGATGTATTATCTGAACAAAAAGATTACGAGTTAAAGTTGGAAGAAGTAACGCAAAGAATTCAAATGTCACAAAGTCAGCTTGGTGACAAACAAACATTAGAAGAGCAGATGAAACAACAAGAGGAAGAATTGTTGAAAATTACACAATCAATAGAAGCAATGCAAAATGGTAGCATTGAAGATCAAATAAAAGCACTAGAGGTTAGATTAAAAGATCAATAGAATAAGATTTCAGGAGCCCAATTTGAAAAAACAGACATGGAAAAAATTAATAAAGATGCTCAAGTAGAAAAAGATAACCTGAAAAGGGAAAAGGATGATTTGAAGGAAAAATTAAAAAAATTGAATTATTTGGAAAAGATTTTTGCGTAATTATTGAAAGAAAAAATCGACAAAAATCAAATTAAGGACATGGGGACATATAAAGCGGTTTTACATAATGCCATAACTAGAAGGCAAAGATCAATAAGGGACAAGAATACAGATATTATGAGTTCTTTAAATAAATTACGTGTTCAGTTGCTAGGTAGAGCCAACACTCGAGGATTTGCGGGAACTACAAGAGAAATATATGGGCAAAATATAGTTGACTCTCAAGTGAGAGAGGAACGATTCTTAGCAGAATTGCAGAAAATATTAGAAAAGATTTAAAGTAAAGGGGTTAAATTTAGAGTAGAAGTTTAAAAATTCGAGTGGTAGGTTAATTATGTCCCTCTTAAAAGTTCTCGTGGGGTGGGGCAGTGGATTATTATTAGGAAGTGCAACGATTGGTGTAGGTATTCGTGAATATGCCAAAAATAGTGCTAAGACAATTGCTCAAGAAACCAAGGAAAAATCAGAGAAAAGAACAATTGAACGTTCTAGAGAATTAAATGAAAGATCTCAAGAAATAGATGATTTAAGCGAAAAATTAGAGGAAAATACTAAACATTTACTAAAAGAGAACTACAGATACGCTAAAAAAATAGAAGAAATTGAACAAAAAATAAAAAAATTAGAAGAACAAAAGGTTAGTTACGATAGTACTACCCAATCACTAATAAAGGAATTAGAAAATAAAAAACAAGAGTTTGAAAATACTAAGAATTTCTTAAACAAATTAGAGAATGAAAAGGCTGATTATGAGAGCAATAAACAAAGATTAGAAACGCAATTACAACAACAAAAGAGTGAGCTTGAAACAATTCAGGAAAATAAAAGGCTATTAGAAGAATCTAAAAATAAAGCTCAAGAAGAAAAAGAACAAACTGAAAAGGAAAAAACAAAACTTAAAGAGGAGATAGAAGGATTTAAAGATTTTTCATATCTTGAAAATATCTTTAAAGAATTAACAAAAGATAGTGTGAATCAGCAGAAACTTCAAAAAGTTAAGACTTATGAAACAAGTTTGTTGGGTTCAACGAAACGACATAAGACTGAAAAGACTAGATTAAGAGAACAAGTTTTGATGACACTTAAGAATTGAGTTGATGGACTTACTTCAAGACCACACGTGTTTTTTGGGAAAGAAGAAGATAAAAAGAACTTTAAAGCTAAGTTAGAATCTTTGCTTAAATCTTGAACTATAGCAGAACAATCAAGATAAGGTCTTAAGTGACAAATTAAATAATGTCTATCTTCAAAGTCTTAATGGTAGCATTAAGTGGATTTGTGGTGGGTGGGACTGCAATTGGAATAAGTGCTAAAAATTTTTTAAATATAGAGAACAATGGCCGGATTTTGATTGAAGGTGAAGATGAACATGCTAAAGAATTAGAAAAAAGTGAGAGAAAAATCAATGAATTGCAGTATGAGATAGAACAAAACAAACGGGATTGGTCTATCGAAGAAATTAATTACAAAAATAAATTAGAAGCAAGAACACGACTATTGCAAGAGTTAAAGGCACAAAAAGTTACATTAGAGGGGGGTCAAAAAACATTAAAAGAAAGTCTTGAGCAACAAAAAGCATTATTAGAAGCAATTCGGAAAACAGTAGCAGACTTAACGGGAGACGGAAATAGTCTTGAAAAAAATAAAGCTCAATTGAGTGAAATGGAGGCAAAAATAATAGAGCAAGAGGGTCAAATTAAACAAACTCAATTAGAGAAAGAAGAATTGGAAAAGACTAATGAAAATATTCAAGCTGAAAAGGGCAAAATGCAACAAGAAAAGTCAGATTTAATTGCGAAATTAACAGAATTTAAAAATTTAGAGAAAATTTTTGAAATTTTTACAAAAGAACAGATTGCTTTAGATCAAATTAAGGACATTGACTCATATGAAGAGAAAGTAAAAGATATTGCTACAAAAAGAATGAAATCAACTAGAGAATTGCGTAAGCAAATTACTGATATTGTGGCAACGTTGTCTAATGAAATTAGATCTGGAAAAAATATAAAAATTGAAAAATCACAACAAATAAATGGAGGAGGATCTATTTGTTATGAAGACTCTAGAGAGGATGTATACGGAACTCATTGCGTAGATAATACAAGATGAGTAAATGGTACTTATGAAAGAAAATCCATAATGGGTTCTGAAGTGGAAGAGAAGAAATTTATAGAAACTTTGACTAAAATACTTGAGTCACTAAAAGACAAGGAAAATTAATTTTCAAATAAAAATAAGTAAATTCTGAGCAAATTTCCTAGTTTTTTATTCGTATTCCTTAATAAGACTGTTCTCTTTTAATCAATAAAGTTGAGGAAATTAGATTACAATTGAAAATTAAATCTGAAATAAGTAATTATGCCCTCTTTAAAGTTTTTAGTTACTGGATTAAGTGGGATTGTGACAGGAGGAACAGTCGTTGGACTGGGGGGGGCAGGTAAATTAATTTCAGGGGAGCGACCTTCTTTCTCTATAGAACT
Above is a window of Mycoplasma ovis str. Michigan DNA encoding:
- a CDS encoding coiled-coil domain-containing protein, which codes for MSGWKTMLLGGAGGLLFGGSTVGVVFRGGNQPVPANVTAELESKGREITQLEADLLQKIEYLKNEQTKHEKDIQEKENLLKGLESQQEELQKLTEDLDNKKEEVENTKKSLEQLKRAKSDYQKTKQQLWSELKKKGVEISTITKEKSSLERVKNQLQEKNVRIQKEVQQLQETVKQVSNLQKLEMIVKGLEGNVVPKEQVQEIKDREQKLLSLRSNAKKELRSDVARMLDRLVSDLESRRGIWKDIQDNTSFKDRLKGVINAWKTTKK